gcacggatgggtggtcagacgaatggacggatagattcagggacggacgcatggacggccgtacgcacggatggacagatggacgcacagacgcttcgccccactcattttcattcactccgtggagtGATGTTTTCCCTCGGCGATGTGCCAGGCGCCTACCGTATTCCCTTACGTTAGTCTGCCCATTCCTCAATTTCTTTTTGCTGCTGCCGCCATCGGTGACTCGGATGCATATTCAAAAAAGCGCCTCCCTAAGTTGTGTTGTGTATTGAATTTGACGCTGAAGCGATGCTTGTACCTACAGCAAGATTTCGTGTACCAGCTTGTGTGCCGTCTCACCTCACAGTACTGCCCTTCCTCTTGCAATACTGTACCCTTTGTCTAGACAAAAGAGCGCCTTTGCTCAATGGTTCCCACTAATACCTCCTCAAGAAAGTGGTTAATATTCGATGCACCACCTGATCTCTATCTCACGAACAGTGTAGTGTTTGGCACAGGTAAATAACAATTGCGACAAGGAAGGCACTGCAAATCTGTGAGCAGGCGACCATAGAAATTTCTCCTCACCCCGTTCGCGCTTGCGAGGCGCCCTTGGCAAGTGTGAGTGCTCACAAACAGTGTAGCTTGGAGTTACGTATATTGTAAAGCACAAACTTCCCCATCGTTGCACTATTCCAATTATTACAAGCAGATCTTGAGGACGTTGCTCCCAATAAGCCAAATCCTCGTTTTCCTCTTATTCAGGACCCCTGCAGAAGCTTGACAAAACTCTTTACTTTTTTTCAGCACTACTTTGGTCAGCCTAAAATTACTTTATGTCATCATTTTAGCATGAACACATTTCAGCCTAAATAATAAAACTTCACCAAAACATTTTGACCATGGAAATGCTGCAGTAGCGGGAGAACTACTCCTATAAGAATAGCTGGCTGGCTGAGCTGAATGATATGCGCCACGAAGTTGCTATCCCGCAaccgcagtagcatgtattgtgCACTTGGCGTTAATTCTCAACTCAATGAAGTGTCGAGCTACCTTACATAAGTTGAGGAATTACAGGTATGGAGTTGAACTGCTGGACCAGTTACGGGGTTAGAATgagctaactttttttttcattctgtggaACTGAAAGGAATTCCGGCAAGTTCTAAATTCCTGGAATGAAACTGAAATGGAATCGAGGCGGCCATCCTGCAAGACTGTCCAAACATATAGAGCTGATGCCGCAGCCTAAAACCAATGCCATGAAGCACAGCATCGTGAAACGATGGTGGTTGGCTTATAGTGCAGCACGTCCCAAATACACTCAGGTTATGAGAGACGGCTCAATGGAAGGCTTCGGCTCGTTTCGACCCCCTATAATTTCTAGCAAGGACTGACGTCGTATAGTTCCCGGCTTCTCTAGCATTTTGTCTTTGTCTAAACGTGACCACTGCAACGGGCATCGAAAGCGCGCATTTGGATCAGCGCACAGGGACATCATGAGACATAAGTCGCAAACTCGCCTAAGCCAACGGGCTGCAACAGCACAGTCCAGTCCCGCAAAGATGGGACCCAGTGAAGAAAATAAAAGCGGTGGGTAAATCGTACAAATTCAAGCAAACATTGCCACTTGACAGAATCTCTTTTCAATATCATATATGGGCCATATATTTGAAATTATGACTTTTCCATATCATTTACCGGTCATTTTTGAAGGATTTTTGTTGCAACATTCTTGGCTCGAGCGCAGGTCATACCCTCCACTgcatccaaaactcacaagagtCGAAAACATTTACTACAGGTGTTTTCAAAGCAACATGTTCACCCACGGCGTATACTATTGCACCGTATGAGGcaaacgttgcacagctacatctgtccTCACTGctatgtggcagacactctggggGCACCTCCTACTGCAATGCAAAGTAAGCGTCTAAAGACTACAAGCAGCAgaaccagatgcggaccaagacctcctcagggAAGCGTGAGAtcctgcgatctcccagccggacctggtctaGCAGCGTCGACTCGTCGCTTGAGgtcggcgggctgtccaagccagagggttcctggaataagagACCCTCCCACCTTTACTCACAAGCTTCactcaataaatgtttttctctctcttcgcGCTGATGGTTCAGTACATGATGGACTCCCAAGGTGTGCTTCACGGAGACGATGTTTTAGACAACTCATGCCTGTCAAATCACGAACATACttctaaaaaaaaattaaaaaaagtttttGGGGCGACCACAGTCATTTGCGGGCCACGGCCTGTAAACGCCGCTGCATGCGGGTCCCAGGTCACGTGTTCGAGACCCCCGCCGTGAGCACTGCACTAATGCGTTAGCCTCACGCCCTAATTACCACCCATTCTTAGTGCTTTGGGAGTGTCTCAGCACCGCAGAGACTTGTTTTTTTAAGCATAGCCACCAGGTGTGATGCATGTGTTTACTTGTAAAGGGGTCATTTTTTGAACCCAACGTGAATTTCATCTAACACTATTCAATGGAACCTTTCATGTTCTCAATGCTTGCACAATTACCAAAAGGGGCGCAAAAACGTATGTCCAAACAGAAGGCATATTCACCGTCTTGTTTTGTGTGCAGTTTCTCACGCAGGTCAATCCGGCAGACTATAAAAACCTAGAAGACTGAAATTTCAACATCACGCAACTACGCGATAAAGTTACCATTTATAGGTTTTCACACAAGGCGAAATGAAATGCCGGCAGTTACACTGAACAGGATATTGAAATAAGACAAAAACTTGAAGGTTGCTTCAATTGAGCTTTCACGAGTCGGACGCCATAATGTAATCGGGTGTCGTGCAAATCGCCTTCTACATGGTTCTTTGGCAGAACCCCAGCGTGGGTATGTATCACAAATTCCAGGCTCTACTTCTCACGGCATGCCTCGACAGCGCTGTAAGCAAACGAGTCACTGCACGTAACATTGACAGTTTCGCAGTCTTCCTAGAATGCTTATTGCAGGTTGGCAAGTGCCAACTACGCCATAAAATCGTTTTTATTTTTTACGAATCAACGGAGAGCCCGCTACGCGTCATTAAGCAACACGTACACCTGCGGAGCTATTGACTGTTCGTGATTTGTTTACTAGTGTTGGTGTTCCCATTGTTTATGCACTTTGTTAAAGGACCCAATTTATTGCTCACAACCACAGATGCTGACACCAACAAAGGCAACAAACTTTTTTGAAATGAGATCTTTTAACACGATCTATCGCGTTAACAGCCATTCCATGTTACGGTTTTCTTCCGGTTCTTTGGTGCAGTTATGTCAGCAGTAACATTCGCTTACTTAGAATCCGTGAAAGAGAATGGAATATGGGGGTGGTTTTTTCAAATTGTTTTCAGCACTTGTTGGTTCTCCGGGAAAAAAAAGGACACCACCGCTGATCCTGTCCAGCACGCACACCAATGGGCGCGCTAGCTTTTCCAGCGGTCAACCTCGCTACCGATTGTGCGAGCTCTCTGCATCACTATAGAGTAAACGCGAAACTACATCTTGAACACGTTTTACATTGTTGTTGTACCGATTTTTGTGAAAGAGGATCAACAGCGTTTTTTTTCGCAATGACCTAATATTCCTAATCACCTATACTGTGCTTTGGCATGGCGCATAGAAACGGTGTCCTAACAGGAGAATTTGAACTTTCTCACGAAATTCTGGTTGGCGTTTGTTATTTTATAGTAAATATGAGGAAGAGTGTACGTTTGTCGTATTGGTGATGTAAACCAAAAACAACATGAATTAGTACAAAAAGACATGAAGAACATGAAAGACATGAAGTACATGAAAAAAGTACAAAACACGGCACCGGGTAAATACGACAAAAGTAATTGCATTATAATATACGAATCTGCTTGGTCACTCACTACAATCCTGCGCACACTGCGCGCTACAGTGAAAAACGCGAACATCGGTGTTAAGTTTCTCCACTCGGCAGATTTAAGCGTCCGCTACGGGCGCTGTCAGCGGCCGCCACTTTTCCGCTCGACGACGTTTTCTGGCCTTGAACTTCAGGCGAAGACACGCCTTTGACATTGTCTTCTTGGAGATCGTTGGCGCGGGAATGGTGATCATGAGGGAACTGGGATGAGACTGGGGACAACGCACGCGATGCTTGTTTTCCGGGCGACGGCATCGACAGCTTCGAATGTACGGGTGATCTACCAGCGGAAGCTACTTGTTTCGAGGCAGGGGGCTTAGGCTTCTCCTGTTTCTTCTTTTGCCCCTCTTCTCCCTGCTGCGTGGCTGAGGATTGGGTAGGTTCGTGGGCTGCCCGGAGTTTCTGGGGTCTATTCTTCTGTCCTTCCAGTAATATTGCCTCGAGGGAGACAGAGTCGGTATCAGGAAGAAGGAAGAAGGCGCCGATGCCGTTCACGAGAGTAGAGCTGGCCGCGAAGAATGCCATAAGCGCCAGCGAGGTGGCCGAGTAGCTGAACGTCCACACTAGGCTCATGATGGCGAGCGCCGACGCCCAGTAGAAGACACAGGCTGTACCGAAGTCGCAGCCACCGCCTCGCAAAGGAGACAGTTCGACGGCGAGCGCCCAAGTGGCGGGACCAACACCGATCGAGTATCCGACGCAGAAGGCGACCTGCAAACAAAGACCCGGAAATAGCAACTTCTGGGGTTTGAACGTTGTAACGAATGCATACAGAATCCGTGTAAGTGGCACTTGTTTCGAAGCTTGTTCTTGGCTCTGCTTTCACGAGTCTAACAATTCAAGGACCCCCTCATTCACACGCTGGCTGCTCAAGGCCCGTAGATACAATAATGCATACAGTAATGCATTGTTTCAGCTCAGCACCAATCGTGTCGATTGATAACGATAATAGGTTTAATTTCCTGGCATTGCTTGAAGCTTCTTCCTTTCTATTTGTCGTAGTGCGCGCCTTCTATTGTATTAGCCTTCATTCCGCTCATCCGTTTTTCCAGCTGTGGGTAGCTAGCCGGTTCAAGAAATAACTGACATCCCTGTATTTATGTTTCTGTCTTCCTTCCCCACTGCAAAAAATAAGGTTCTCAGCAAGATATAAGCACGTATTTCGGCACTGGTACACGCTCCTAATACTGGTACACGCTGGGATTAACTGGCACTACGGTGAGCGCACTGGGAAGTAGCTCGGTCACACAGATAGGGGCGCTGGCTTGACCGCTGAAACGCTGGCGCCGACTAAGAAGCGCTTGAAACAATATAATTTTCACTGGAGTGTGCTGTTGCAGACTGGAGAACGCACTGTTTCTGCCAGTGCCGCATGCACGTTTATCTAGCGTGTGCAGCAGTATGTTTTTGTATCGTCAAATATAAAACTCTTGATTCGACGATATGGACAGATGCTACCCTACCATGTCTCGAGCAGGCCTCCCAATTTGTCGCTTGGCAGAGATAGCGAATAAGCACAAAACGTTCGTGATGTGTGATTTGCGAAATCATTGTCATTTTTGACGTTCTCTTTTTTAATGAGGGGGAAAATGTCGTACATGAAGCAGCGAACTCGGAATATTTCTTTTTCCAGCACATTGTATTTGTATTTTGCACGCAATGTCAATGACAGCGTTAAATATTGCGGTGCATGTGTGTGTTGCAGCAAATATTACACTTTTTTTCGAGTCACGCCCGTATACCAATTTTACATCAGAGACGCATTGTTGTAACGATTCAATGTTGCAGTGTTTAAAACTTTAGGCAATAGGCGGTACCCTTAAAAGAAACGGTAAATTGTTCACGCTTCACTGTTGACGagacgtaaatgagctctctcgatcacTTCAAAAACTTTCCCATTGGAGCCGAGCAAAACAGCTGTCGTTCGATATCGCCACACCGAAAATGAATGCCTGGCAATGCTTGTCCTTCTGCTAACTTCAGGTTCAGTTTAGATAATGGTTGAAAATATtctgaagctcaaatgcagaaactttaaTCGCCGCAACTCAGCTGCCCTGAAAGCGGTTTTACCATAGTGCCCCGTCCCAGCAAGCATTAACCCTATCGTGCCAGACGCGTCGgtgtacagtttaccggcgcttcttgctttaGATACACGCATTCTTAAAGTTTAAAAATGACTGTAAATTATAATTTACACGTGCGTCAACATCAACCATTTTTCTTTATGTGCGTGGCCCGTACAACGAGTGATGACGATCGACGCGTCGCGCTTTCAGCAAAACatgcaggctgtca
The sequence above is drawn from the Rhipicephalus microplus isolate Deutch F79 chromosome 3, USDA_Rmic, whole genome shotgun sequence genome and encodes:
- the LOC142804007 gene encoding uncharacterized protein LOC142804007, with product MKKFYQISRERQLLVATGVHRTGLSDVGHFRPREALGGVGDNLRGQHDGTGKYLAFANAHGNVDSELGHLLTQACKVAFCVGYSIGVGPATWALAVELSPLRGGGCDFGTACVFYWASALAIMSLVWTFSYSATSLALMAFFAASSTLVNGIGAFFLLPDTDSVSLEAILLEGQKNRPQKLRAAHEPTQSSATQQGEEGQKKKQEKPKPPASKQVASAGRSPVHSKLSMPSPGKQASRALSPVSSQFPHDHHSRANDLQEDNVKGVSSPEVQGQKTSSSGKVAAADSARSGRLNLPSGET